The Flavobacterium faecale genomic sequence AAATAGAAAAACTACGGTAAAAGCACTTATCATTGGTTCTATTATCTTTACTTTAGCATTGAGTGCACCATTGATTTTAAGTATGATTCCTGAAGGTGAAGATGATGTAGTTTTAGATCAAAAGATCGTAGCTATAAAATTGCCACCGAAACCAAAAAAGGAGGAGATCAAAAAATTTACTCCACCACCTCCACCACCTCCACCAAAAGTGGATCAGGTAAAATTTGTTAAGCCAGTTGTGGCTAAAGCAGAAGAGGTAACTGAGGAGCCACCAAAAATTGTTGAAATCAAGGAGAAAAAACTTGGAGCTTCAACTATTAAGGGGGATCCAGATGCAGTTTTATCTGTTGCCCCAGTAGGTAACGGACCAAAAACAAGTCAAGTTGTAGAAGAGGATACTCAAATTTATAACACTGCAGGTATTGAGGTAAAACCAGAATTTCCAGGTGGAATCGAAAAGTTTTACAAGTTTGTAGGTAATAACTATAGAGCTCCTGAAGAAGAAGGTCTTAAAGGGAAAGTATATGTTACTTTTGTTGTTGAAAAAGATGGTTCACTTACAGATATCAAAGTTTTGAGAGATATTGGTTTTGGAACTGGAAAAGAAGCAATCAGAGTATTGAATAAATCACCAAGATGGAATCCAGGTGTTCAAAATGGAAAACCAGTTAGGGTATTATATTCTTTGCCAATTACTATTCAATCAGCGGAGTAATGTTGAATAAATTTTATGAAAATTTACAGAAGAAATCGCTCAAAGAGCGATTTCTTCTTTTTATAGGTATTTTGTTTTTTACACTCTACTTAGTTTTGGGATTATTTGTTATATTTATGAAAAATTTCCCAATTGATATGAGTATGAATTACAGAATAGCCTTTGGGGTATTATTGATTGGATATGCATTTATACGATGTATTAGAATTATTAAAGACAATAAGGACTAAATCAAATTGCTATCATTTGATTTTAAATAATTTTGAAATATGAAGTTATCGTTAAGGTTTTCTATACTATTTGTGGTTTTGCTTACTAGTTTGTTTTTTTGCTGCAAAAAAGCATCTAGCAGTGATGAATCCATTTTAAAGGGTGGTACAACAATCATTGTAGATGAGACATTACGACCAATTTTAGAAGACCAGATTGCAGTTTTTGAAAGTGACTATAAAGCGAAGATTGTATTAAACTCTAAGTCAGAAAAAGAAGCATCTAATGCTTTAATTAAGGACACGACAAGGATTATTGTTTTAGCTAGGGAGTTAAATGATGCTGAAATCAATTATTTCAAAAAAGTAAAAATCAAACCAAAGACAACAAAAATTGGTACAGATGCAATTGCATTTATTGCTAATAAAAAAGATAACGATACTTTAATTGATATGAAGGATGTTGTTAGCTTCATGAAAGGAAGTACCACAACCAAAATAAAAGGATTGGTTTTTGATAATCCAAATTCGAGTACTGTACGGTACATGAATACTTTGGCAGGTTTGGAAAATAGTCCAGAAAAGGGTATCTTCTCCTTTAAAACAAATGAAGAAGTGGTTAAGTTTGTTGCTGAAAATGAAGGCATGATTGGAGTAGTTGGATTGAATTGGTTATATCAACCCACTCCAAATATTAGAAAGTACCTTGCTAACATTGATGTATTGAGCGTTCAAGGAATAGATAAAAATGGTTTTTTTGCACCTACACAAAATAATATTGCTGAAGGTACTTATCCTTTGGCACGCGATTTGTTTATAATAAATTGTCAAGGTTTTAACGGACTTGGGATGGGTTTCGCGTCTTTTGTTGCTGGAGATGTTGGCCAAAGAATTATATTAAAATCGGGTTTGCTACCTGTTAGGGTTCCTGGTAGGAAATTATTAATCAAGTAATTGGTTAAATAAAATAAATGAAAATGAATAAATTAATAAATGACAAAATGAAGAATTTTAAAGTTTTAAGTATGGCCTTTATGGCTTCAGTTTCTGTAATGCAAGCGCAAGATGTAAATGAAGCAAAAAAAGCGATTGATGCAGAACAGTATGATAAAGCAAAGCTAAATTTAAAATCTATCGTTAAATCTGACGACAGTAATGGAGAAGCCTTTTTTCTATTAGGAAATGTATATCTTTTTCAAAATGTAGCTGACTCGGCTAAGATTTCGTATGATAAAGGTTTGAATGCAAAAAAAGATGGCTATCTGAATAATATTGGTCTTGGTCAGTTATTGCTTGATAAAGGTGATTTGGCTGGAGCAAATGCAAAATTTGAATTGGCTAAAAAAGAAATGAGACGTAAGGATTTTCAAGAGTATGTGTACATAGCACGTGCTAATATGAATTCTACTAATCCAAACTATAAAAATGCTTTAGCAGTATTGGAGCTTGCAAAAGAAAAAAATGATCAAGAGCCTCAAGTTCAGTTAGCATTTGGTGATGCATTTTATGGTGATAAAAATCAAAATGAAGCTTACAGAGCATATCGTAATGCCTACCAAGGAGATAACACATTAATTAGAGCAAAAATGCAATTAGGTGTTTTGCTTAAAGGTGCAAAAGCTTATACTGAAGCAGTAGCGGCTTACGATGATGTTATCGCTATTAATCCATCTTATGGTCCAGTTTACCGTGAGTTAGCTGAAACTTATTACCTATGGGGAAGTAATCAACCAGCAAAATACGACGAGAACATCAAGAAAGCATTAGATTATTATGAGAAATACATGAGTATGACTGATTATTCATTAGCATCTCGTATGAGACATGCAGATTTCTTGATTTTGGCTAAAGATTACAAAGCTTTGGAAGTTGAAGCAAACAAAATGAAGCAATTGGATAAAGTGAATCCGAGAATCCTTAGATATTTAGGATATGCTGCTTACGAAAATGGAAATACAGATTCAGCTATCACTTCTTTGAATTCATTCATTAATGATTCTTCAAATAAGATTATTGCTCAGGATTATATGTACTTAGGTTTAGCTAAAGTTAAAAAAGCAACAAAGGCTGATGATTCATTAGACTTACCTGTATTTAACGAAGCAATTGGTTTTATTAAAAAAGCAGTTGACATGGAACCAACACTTACAAGTGAAATTGGTGATTTAGGTAAAAAATTATACGAGCAAAAATTGTTTAAAGAAGCATCTGAAGTTTTTGAGATTGCTACTTCAAACAAAGAATCTAAAAATTACTTGTTAGATAATTTCTATTTAGGTAACTCTATCTATTTTGATAATACAAAATCAGGGGCTGTAAAAGATACTGTTGCTTTGCAAAAAGCAGATGTTGCTTTTGGTAATGTAATTCAAGCATCTCCAGCAACACAAGATGTTTATGTGTATCGTGCAAGAACACAATCATTATTAGAAAATGATGAATTGATGATCAAGTACTACCAACAATATATTGATATCGTTACTCAAAGAGGTCCTGAAGAGTTAGCTAAATCAACTGTAAAAGGAAAATTAGTAGAAGCTTACAATACAATGGCAGCAGGTTATGCGAACTCAGATAAAGCAAAAGCTTTAGAGTATTTCAATAAAACTTTAGCTATTGATCCTGGAAACGCTTATGCAACGCAATCGATCAATTCATTGAAGTAATATTCAAAATTTTATTTATAATCAAACCGGCAAGTAATTGCCGGTTTTTTTGTGGCTTATTATTATGTAGCAAACGAATTTAAATTGTAGTCCAAGATCTTTGGTATAGTGCAGATACAACATAAAAATGGTACAATGTATTTGGATTATATTTATTCGTGCCTGAAAATTAGAATAGGCGAAACAATATGTAATCGGTATCATTTACAATCAAATGAGTGATGTTTATTTTTTATAGCTATCTTTGTACCCTCAAAATTTTAGAATGTTATCAAAAGAAGTACAGTTAGAGGTTAATAGAGGCGGAATGCTTCCGTTGATGGAAGAGTTTTATACAATACAAGGAGAAGGGTATCATACAGGTACCGCAGCTTATTTTATTAGAATTGGTGGTTGTGACGTAGGTTGTCATTGGTGTGATGTTAAGGAGAGCTGGAATGCTGAACTTCATCCGCCTACTGCAGTTGATACGATTGTCGAGAATGCCAGCAAATATTCTGAGACCGTTGTTGTCACAGGTGGTGAACCATTGTCATGGGATATGAGTTTACTAACGCAAAAGTTAAAAGAAAATAATCGCAAAACGCATATCGAAACATCAGGTGCTTATCCATTGTCAGGAACATGGGACTGGATTTGTCTATCTCCAAAGAAAAATAAGTTACCAACTGAAACAGTATACGCAGCGGCACACGAGCTTAAAGTAATTATTCATAATAAACATGATTTTATTTTTGCCGAGGAGCAAGCACAGTTAGTAAACAACAATGCTATTTTATTTCTACAACCAGAGTGGAGTAAAAAAGAAGAGATGACTGAGTTAATTGTTGATTACGTAATGAAAAATCCACAATGGAGAGTTTCCTTGCAGACACATAAATATTTGAATATACCATAAAGAATAAAAAAAAGCCAACGCAGTCCGTTGGCTTTTATTATTTTATAAGCTAAGCTTAGCCAAATAGTCATAATGTTCTCCCTCCATAATAAGTTCACATTTTAATCCATTCGCAAAGGCCGCATTTTGCAAGGTGTTATAATCTAGGTACAACCAGTCGAGTGGTACTTCCTTTACCCCTTTGTAGGAGATTTGAAAAGTCAATTCGCCATAATATTCATTGTCCGATGAAATCCATTTTCCGCCATCTTCATCTTCATCAAACATATAAATGATGTCGGAGCTGTCAATTAGGATCTTTCCTCCAGTTTGAAGTAGTGATTTTAATTTTAGTAAAAATGCAGGTAATTTTTCAAGTTTGCCGCATACTCCTGTACCATTCATGAGCAAGAGTATGGTGTCGTATTTTTCATTTTCGATCAACATAAAGTCCTGCACCTTAGCATTTTTTATTCCTCTAAGCTGACAAGCTTCTATTGCATTCGAAGAAATGTCGATCGAGATTATCTGTGCATTATTGTTTTCTTGCAAATATAAACTATGGCTTCCGGCGCCACATCCAATATCGAGAATTTTACCAGTTGCAAGCTGCATAGCTTTTTGTTCCAGTAAAGGCATATCCTCATATTTTCGAAAAAGGTATTCAATGCTCATCTCGTCTTCGTCTGAGATCGAGGTGGATGTAATCAAGTCTTCAGTAAAATTGTTGGTTTGATAATCTAGTATTGCTTTACCAAAAAGGTCTTTCATTTTTTTTAATTTAAAGTATATAGGTCAGGGCCTAAAAGTTGTTTAACTTTGTAGTGAATTTTAACTGCAACAATTGAAGCCACAATTAAACGAACTAGAAAAGCTTGCCAAAGATAAGCATATCGAGAATAAGAAATATTTCGATAAGCTAAAAAAGAAAACACCCAAAAATTTGGATTACATCATGCAAGACATTCACGATGCCGAATTTAAAAGGACGGATTGCTTAGATTGTGCAAATTGCTGCAAAACAACTGGTCCATTATTTACCTTGGCCGATATTGAACGTATTTCAAAAGCCTTAAGGCAAAAACCACAACAATTTATTCAGCAATATCTACGTGTTGACGAAGATCAAGATTATGTGTTAAATTCTGTTCCATGTACCTTTTTAGGGAGTGACAACGCTTGCATGATTTACGACGTTCGACCAAAGGCATGTAGAGAATTTCCACATACAGACAGGAAAAAATTTCATCAAATTACAGATTTAACGTTGAAGAACATTCCGATTTGTCCCGCAGCATACAATGTTGTCGAAGAAATGAAAAAGAAATTGCCCTTGTAAAAGTCAAGCTTACTGCGTAATCGTAAATAATAGAGAGCCATTAAATTAAAAGAATTTGAATCTAGAGTATTTTATAGCCAAAAGGTTAGTCACCGCAAAAAATAACAAAAGTAGTATCTCGGCGCCCATAATCAATATTGCTATTTCGGCGATTGCTATCGGTATGGTAATGATGATTGTTTCTGTAGCAACGGGAATTGGGTTACAGCAAAAAATTCGTCAAAAAGTTGCGGCTTTTAATGGTCATGTATCAATCTCAAATTATGACAGTAACGAATCTAATACTACCATAAGCCTTGTATCGCTCAAACAAGATTTCTATCCCAACTTTAAATCGGTGCCAGATGTCAAACACATACAAGCTGTAGCTAGCAAAGCCGGAATTATTAGAACAGAAACAGCTTTCGAAGGAATTGTCTATAAAGGTGTTGGTGTCGATTATGATTGGCAATATTTAAAAGAGTATCTCGTATCAGGAAGGCTACCGGTTGTAAATAGTAGCTTGAATGAAGAAGTCTTAATTTCTCAATTTTTGGCAAAACGTCTCAATTTTAAAGTCGGGGAGTCTTTTAATACCTTTTTCATGAAAGAAGGTCAGAATAAAATGCCAAACAGTCGTCGGTTCAAAATCGTCGGAATATTTAATTCCGGTTTCCAAGAGTTCGATGCGACCTTTATTATTGGAGACCTTCGTCATTTGCAACGAATCAACAAATGGTCAAAAGACCAGGTGGGAGGTTTTGAGATTTTTATCAAAGATTTTGATAAGATAGATCAAACAGGACAAGAAATATACAAACACATCGGATCAACACTCAATGCAAAGACAATAATCGAAAAGTACAGCTATATATTCGAATGGCTCAAGCTATTTGACTTCAATATCATTGTTATTTTAGTTGTTATGATACTTGTAGCAACTATCAATATGGTAGTAGCATTGCTAGTGCTTATTTTAGAGAGAACACAAATGATCGGAATCCTTAAGGCATTGGGAGCAGGTAATTGGTCTGTTAGAAAAATTTTTCTCTACAATGCGACCTATCTTATTTTCCGTGGACTATTTTGGGGTAATCTAATAGGAATAGCCATTCTACTTATTCAGCAATATTTTGGAGTGGTAAAACTCAATCCAGAAAATTACTATGTAAACGAAGCACCTGTCTACATTAGTATAACCTATATATTTGCATTAAATTTATTAACCATCGGGGTCTGTTTTGTCGTTTTATTAATTCCTTCCTACATCATAACCAAAATTTCACCTGTCAAAGCTATAAAGTTTGATTAACATTAAATTTTAAAAATCAAGATTGTTACCTAAAGCCGTCAGCTATATATATAATTCCAAATTTTTCAAGAGCAGTACATCCAGTTTTCCATTTGTTAATTCAGTCCCGTTATCCGCTCCAATCTTTTTTGCGGCCAAAAAAAGCCTCAAAAAAGGATTTACACTACTACCGGGGCTAGAAGGGAAGTGTAGTTCTTCTTTGTTAGTATCCTAAAGCACTATTTCAAACTACATTATATAGGTATGTTATTGGAATTAAGCTGTAATGTTTGCATTTGTACAGCAGTTCATTTTGTATGCCATAGAAAAATGTCAAGTACATTATACTGATTTGAATAGATCAGTTAGCTTTTTGGTTATCGAAGTATTGATAGACTACTTGTTGACAGGTATAGATTTTTCAATAGTTAGATGCATCAGTTATAAATCCATTTTTTTAATTTTCTTGGATAAATATATAACGCATTAATACCGATTGTTCTAAACTACAATGGTTGTTACCTCTCTTTCTATTTAAGCATTATTCTGGTCATGAAACTTCAGAATTGGGATTAGTAACTATTCTAGTTATAAATCATTCTAGGTTATATTTAATGGTTTTGGTGAATTTAGCTGCTTGGCGTTACAGGTAGTGTATGTATGTATGTATGTATGTATGTATGCTAGGTGAACGTTTATGAAGCCACATGTTATTAATAGTATCCAATTTCAGCTTACAGGCACCTTCATATAATGTAATTAAATTTTCTAATGCCGTTAGGCATGGCATATAGGTAGCAAAAAAATATTTACGACATCAAGGTAGTGCCGTAGGTACGATATATAATCCAGAAGGCAGATTTGGGATTTCATTTCTAGTCACATTCATCTTAATATACTGTGTGTAGAATAATGCTGCTTGATATCATTTATAGTTGTAGTAAGTTCAAAAGGTTTACACGCGACAATATGTTAACTACAATTCGCCACTGGTATAATTAATGCCGTTAGGCATGACATATCGGTAGGGAAAAAGATTTAGTTCATGAAGGTAGTGCCGTAGGTACGATATATAATCCAGATGGTAGATTTAGGATTTCATTTCTAGTCGCATTCATTTTAATGTACTATGTGTAGAATGATGCTGTTACATATCATATATAGTTTATAGTAGGTACAAAAGGTTTACATACCGCAAAACATTAACTACAATTCACCAGTGTTATAATTAATGCTGTTAGGCATGACATATCGGTAGGGAAAAAGATTTAGTTCATTAAGGTAGTGCTGTAGGTACGATATATAATCCAGATGGTAGATTTAGGATTTTATTTCTAGTCGCATTCATTTTAATGTACTATGAGTAGAATGATGCTGTTACATATCATATATAGTTGTAGCGAGTCCATGAGGTTAGAGCGCAACGATATATTAACTACAATTCACCATTGGTATAAGCAATGCCGTTGGATATGATATATTGGTAGACAAAAAATATCAGTTCATTTAGGTAGTGCCGTAGGTAGGTAGGTAGGTAGGTAGGTAGGTATATTATTTCTAGTCGCGTTCATTTTAATGTACTGTATATAGGATAACGCTGCTAGATATCATATATAGTTATAGTAGGTACAAAAGGTTTACATACCACAAAACATTAACTACAATTCACCATTGGTATAAGCAATGCCGTTAGGCATTATATATTGGTAGACAAAAAAGATTTAGGTCATCAAGGTAGTGCCGTAGGTACGATATAGTGTAACTGAAATACATTTCCCCTCTAATCAACTTCAAATAAGTATATAAGCAGCATAATAATAGCTGTGAGACCTATAATATTTATAGAATCAGAAGCAATACAAGCTAGAAATGCCATACAATAAAGCTAATCCAAGAATCAAAACCACCCAATCCAACAAAACTCACACAAAGAAAACGATAAAACCACTCAAAATAAACTCCAAATTCGCACAAACCGTAAAAACGTTAAAACTCAAAGTTCACTTTTCCAGCCGATTAAAAAATAGATTAAAAAAAGGTTGGGTAAAAGTATTGAATAACGGAGTAGGCTCACTACTTTTGCACCCGCAACAACGAACAAGTTCACTGACACACTGGCAAGCATTAGGGATATAGAGGAAGAAATTCTTCTA encodes the following:
- a CDS encoding class I SAM-dependent methyltransferase, whose product is MKDLFGKAILDYQTNNFTEDLITSTSISDEDEMSIEYLFRKYEDMPLLEQKAMQLATGKILDIGCGAGSHSLYLQENNNAQIISIDISSNAIEACQLRGIKNAKVQDFMLIENEKYDTILLLMNGTGVCGKLEKLPAFLLKLKSLLQTGGKILIDSSDIIYMFDEDEDGGKWISSDNEYYGELTFQISYKGVKEVPLDWLYLDYNTLQNAAFANGLKCELIMEGEHYDYLAKLSL
- a CDS encoding YkgJ family cysteine cluster protein yields the protein MKPQLNELEKLAKDKHIENKKYFDKLKKKTPKNLDYIMQDIHDAEFKRTDCLDCANCCKTTGPLFTLADIERISKALRQKPQQFIQQYLRVDEDQDYVLNSVPCTFLGSDNACMIYDVRPKACREFPHTDRKKFHQITDLTLKNIPICPAAYNVVEEMKKKLPL
- a CDS encoding PstS family phosphate ABC transporter substrate-binding protein codes for the protein MKLSLRFSILFVVLLTSLFFCCKKASSSDESILKGGTTIIVDETLRPILEDQIAVFESDYKAKIVLNSKSEKEASNALIKDTTRIIVLARELNDAEINYFKKVKIKPKTTKIGTDAIAFIANKKDNDTLIDMKDVVSFMKGSTTTKIKGLVFDNPNSSTVRYMNTLAGLENSPEKGIFSFKTNEEVVKFVAENEGMIGVVGLNWLYQPTPNIRKYLANIDVLSVQGIDKNGFFAPTQNNIAEGTYPLARDLFIINCQGFNGLGMGFASFVAGDVGQRIILKSGLLPVRVPGRKLLIK
- a CDS encoding ABC transporter permease; its protein translation is MNLEYFIAKRLVTAKNNKSSISAPIINIAISAIAIGMVMMIVSVATGIGLQQKIRQKVAAFNGHVSISNYDSNESNTTISLVSLKQDFYPNFKSVPDVKHIQAVASKAGIIRTETAFEGIVYKGVGVDYDWQYLKEYLVSGRLPVVNSSLNEEVLISQFLAKRLNFKVGESFNTFFMKEGQNKMPNSRRFKIVGIFNSGFQEFDATFIIGDLRHLQRINKWSKDQVGGFEIFIKDFDKIDQTGQEIYKHIGSTLNAKTIIEKYSYIFEWLKLFDFNIIVILVVMILVATINMVVALLVLILERTQMIGILKALGAGNWSVRKIFLYNATYLIFRGLFWGNLIGIAILLIQQYFGVVKLNPENYYVNEAPVYISITYIFALNLLTIGVCFVVLLIPSYIITKISPVKAIKFD
- a CDS encoding energy transducer TonB, which gives rise to MKLDILKNHWIDIVFEGKNKNYGAYILRRENRKTTVKALIIGSIIFTLALSAPLILSMIPEGEDDVVLDQKIVAIKLPPKPKKEEIKKFTPPPPPPPPKVDQVKFVKPVVAKAEEVTEEPPKIVEIKEKKLGASTIKGDPDAVLSVAPVGNGPKTSQVVEEDTQIYNTAGIEVKPEFPGGIEKFYKFVGNNYRAPEEEGLKGKVYVTFVVEKDGSLTDIKVLRDIGFGTGKEAIRVLNKSPRWNPGVQNGKPVRVLYSLPITIQSAE
- a CDS encoding 7-carboxy-7-deazaguanine synthase QueE produces the protein MLSKEVQLEVNRGGMLPLMEEFYTIQGEGYHTGTAAYFIRIGGCDVGCHWCDVKESWNAELHPPTAVDTIVENASKYSETVVVTGGEPLSWDMSLLTQKLKENNRKTHIETSGAYPLSGTWDWICLSPKKNKLPTETVYAAAHELKVIIHNKHDFIFAEEQAQLVNNNAILFLQPEWSKKEEMTELIVDYVMKNPQWRVSLQTHKYLNIP